CGCTCCGGGACCGGATCACCGCCTCCGGGCACCGCCCCGCACTCCAGGACGCGGCGGTGAGCCGCGCCTCCTGCCCGGACGACTGCGCCAAGATCCTCGGGTTGCCGGTCGGTTCGCCGGTGTGGCGGGTCGACCGGCTCTTCGCCGTCGACGGCGTCGCCGCCGCCTGGATCCGGGACCACCTGCCGCTCAGCGTCGGCGAGCGCGACCTCGACCCGTCCGGCCTGGTCAGCATCGACCTGGACCTGTTCGAGTTCCTGGCCGACGCGACCGGGATGCCGGTACGCCGGGCCGAGATCGAGTTCGCCGCCATGCTCGCCGACGAGGACGCGGTGACCCGGCTCGGGGTACCGATCGGGCATCCCCTGGTCAACGCGACCCAGATCGGCTACAACTCGGACGGCACCGCCCTGTTCCACGGGCACATCACGGTCCGGACCGACGTACTGACGCTGCGGATCACCCGGGGCGCGTAGTCGGACCTGATCGTCGGGTGCGGAGGGGTGTCGGGAATGGGAGCCACGCACGGCGCGGAGATGCTCCGGGGACTACAGGAGCGGGCGGCTCGGGCCCTGCCGGCCACGCACGTGGAGAAGGTCGACGGGTGGTGGCTGCGTTCTGCCCCGGGCTGTGCCTGGTGGGTGCAGTCGGTCCTGCCACATGCTGATGCCGGGCCGGACGACCTGCCAGGCCGGGTGGTCGGGGCGGAGAAGTTCTACGCCGACCGTGGCGTGACCGCGCGGTTCCAGGTCAGTGCGGGAGCCTGCCCTCCTGGGCTCGACACCCTCCTGGCCCAACGCGGCTACCGTGCGGAGAGCCCGATGTCGTTACGGACGGCCCCGATCGCCCGGATCCTGACCGAGGCACCGGCCAACCCGCTGCGGATCCGACTGGACGACCGCCCGACCAGCGGCTGGTTCGATGTCTGGAACGCGGTGCACGGTCACCACGGTGGCGGTGCCGCCGCCGAGTGGGACATGCTCGCGCGGGTTGGCGGGCCGAGCGCGTACGCGGGTGCGATGGTCGGCGACAAGATCGTCGCGGTCGTGCGTGCGGTCGCCGACACCGGCCGGGTCGGGCTCTTCGGCATGGCCACCCTGCCCGGGGCACGTGGCAGGGGCGCGGCCCGCAGCCTGCTCGCCGCGCTCGCCGAGTGGGCCGGCGGGCACCGGGCCGACCAGATGTATCTCCAGGTGGAACGCGACAACCTCCCGGCGGTCCGGTTGTACGAGCGGACCGGGTTCCGCGAAGTGTGCGGGTACCACTACCGCGGTAGGGAGTGAGCCGCGGGCCGTACGCCTCGGACGGCCGGCGATCCCGACCGGACCAGCCTGCGAAGTCTCGCCGGCGCGGAAGTCAACCGCGGGAGTTCGCGGAGGTACGCCGGGACTTCGCCCGCCGGCCGGTGGAGCGGCCTGCCGAGGCGGCCCCGCTCGCCGGGTACTGCTGGGCCAGTTCGGTCTCCAGCGCGTCGAGCGCGGTTCGCAACTCGCGCAGCCGGGCCCGGATGTCGGCCGAGCCGCCCGACGAGGACGACGGCCGCCCGGCCGGAACCGCGCCGACCTCCGCCGGTCCCGCGCCGTCCGGCCCGGGAGCCGGTGCGGGCGGTCGCTCGGCCTGGTGTGCGTCCTCCAACGCCTTCAGCACGATCCCGACGAGCAGGTTCGTGAGCAGGTACGACGCCATGACGATGTACGAGGCGTAGTAGAGGATGGCCCACTCGGAGACGGCTCGGCCGGCCTCGAACGCGTCGGTGATGCCGTCCAGCGAGAGCAGCAGGAAGAGGGTGAGCATGGCCCGCCCGACCGTGCCGTAGGTGTCCGGATAGGCATCGCCGAAGGCCATCCAGCCCAGCATGGCGTAGAGGTAGACGGTCAGGGTCGCGATCAGCAGGAAGCTGACCAGTCCCGGCAGGCTGCGCAACACTCCGCCGATGACGATCCGCAGGCCGGGGAAGAGTCGTACCGCCCGGACGACGCGGGCCAGGCGGACCAGCCGCAGCAGGGTGACGTTTTCCCGTACCCCGGGCAGCAGCGGTGCACAGAAGACCAGCAGGTCGAACAGGTTCCAGCCGTCGCGGAAGAAGCCGCCTGGCGCGGCGAGGTGCGCACCGAACCGCAGTCCGAGTTCGACCAGGAAGAAGGCGAGGCAGACGTACTCGACCGCCAGCAGGGCGCCGCCGGCCCGGTCGATCGCGCCGTCGTACGTCTCGACGCCCAGCACGACCGCGTTGACGATGATCATGACGAACGAGGCGCCGTTGAACCGATCGGTGCCGACCACCCGCTCACACCAGCTTGCCAGGCGCGCCCTCGCAGTGGCCGGAACCTTGCTCACGCCGATGTGCTCCCCTGTGGACGGACCAGTCGGCGGACAGCCTAATTCCCGAGCCGGACTCCCCTGATCCGGACTCCACCGAGACGGCAGGAGGCACGGGCCGCCGGGCGGTACGACGTGCGGCCCGCCCCGGGGTGGAGACCGGGGCGGGCGGGTCGTACCGGTGGGCTGACCGAAGGGTCAACTCATGTCGAGCGCGACCGCGACGTCGCCGACGGGCAGGGGAAATTCCCCGACGACGGTCGCGGCTCCGGTGAGCAGGTCCACGGTGCAGAACGTGGCCGAGCCGTCGGTGAGCATGAGCACGGCGTACCCCGTCTGCGAGACGGTCTTGCCGTTGGCCAGGTCGCTGTAGATGTCGAAGCCGGCATTGGGGCCGGCGTCCGGGCCGAGCCGGCCGGTCGGGGCCAGCAGTCCGTCGTTGGCCGGCGACTGGACGACGACCTGGTCCGCGACCGTGTTGAGGGCGAACAGCGTGGTCGCGGTATCGGAGTTCAGGTCGTTGTTCGTGTACGCGGCGGCGGTGACCCCGGTGGCCGCCGCGGTGGACGGCGGTGTGGTCAGGCTCTTGTCCACCACCGTGGTGCCGGCGGTCGACCCGTCACTGATGTTGTGCCGCAGGTTCTGGCCGGTGTCGCTGATCACCCGAAGCCGGTTGGCCGCCGGGTTGAAGTCCACCCCGAACATCGACCCGTGCAGCGGAACGCTGAGTTGCGAGACCTTCTTGAGGACCGCGCCCGGCATCGAGATCGTGTAGACGCCGCCGTAGTTGCCGACGCCGTACAGGAGACCGTCCTGGGGTCGGAAGTCGATCCCGATCAGGGCCGTGTCGACACTGAGCCCCGTCACGTTCCTGACCCAGTCGTTCACCGTGGGGTCATCGGTGGTGAAGGTGAGCAGTTGCCTCCCGCTGGCCGTGATCCCGTACGCCCGCAGCCCGGCGCTCGCGGCCGAACTGTTGCCGGCAATCCCGACCACGACTGCCGCCGTCGCCGACACCAGTGCAATGGCTGCGGCAATCCCTCTTCGAACCCGCTTCTCCATCGGTTTCCTCCCCATTTCGTCTCGCCCGGCCGGACTGTCCAGCCGAACAGGGGCGGTCGGTCCGCCGAGGCACCCACCACCAACAGGCCCATCCCCTTGAAATCCACCGGCCTTTCGGGGATCCGTCCCTGGCCCCGTCTGGCCTGCTTCCACAAGCTATTGACCAGAACTGGGGGCCAACTGGACGCCAACTGAAGGGCGACGTCCAGCGGCATCGCGCGGTGGACACGGCAAGGGCCGGCCGGTCGCCATCTGGTACTGGCGACCGGCCGGCCCTCGGGGGATCGGGCCGGCACTGCCGACCACCCCACTGCTGACATCCGACCCGGAGAGAGGTCTATTGGTTACCCGACGTCCGTCGCAACCCTCGACTGCGGGTCGACGAACCCGTCAACGGCGGCTCACTTGGAGCCCGTCACGATTCCCGGGTTGATGCAGAGGCCCGGGCTGCTGCCGGTCCTCTCGGCGATTTCGAGACAACGGGTGATCTTGTCGACCTGGGCGTTCTTCTCGGTGATCGCCTTCTGCTTCTCCGCGTTGATCAGGTCCTGGTCGAGGTTCCGACCCTGCGCCAACTTGTCCTGGAACACCTTGATGTTGGCTTCGGTCTTCTCGTCGTGGTTGACCCGGATGATGGTGACGGAGAGGATTTCGATGTCGTCGCCGAGACGGCCTTGCGCCGAGGTCTGCACCTTTTCGGCGAAAGGCTTGAGGTCGACGTTGAGGTTTCCGGTCTTCGCGTCGATGTTGGCCAGCGGGTTGTAACTGGCGAAGGCGTCGTTGACCGCTCCATCGAGCTGAACGCCGACGCGCTGGCCCCGGAACGCCTCGAAGTCTCCCTTGTAGTCCATGAACTGCCGAGGGGCGTTCTCCGACCGTACCTGCCATTCGACGAGCAGTTCGACGCCGGCATTGGCCAGCGTTCCGGTGCGTACGGCTACGGCGTTGTTACCACCGATGTGGTCGTACTTCTGTCGGCTCGCGTCCCACTCGCCGACCTTCTCCCAAGGGGAGACCCAGTTCAGGCCACTGCCGGTGACCTCGCCGGTGGGCTTGTTGAAGGAGGTGACGATTCCGACGTTGCGTACCGGAATGGAGTTTGCCGCAGCGCCGATGGTAAGAGCGATCGCGAGCAGCAGGACGCCCACGGAACCGCCCAGGACTTGACCCTTCGTGCCTTGTGGCGCAAACACGCTGTATATCGCGGCGAGGACTGCCACGGCGAAGAGGACAAGAGCGCAGACAAACAGCGCTGGCATTTCAGCATCTCCTCTACTGGCTTCGAAACGGAACCGGGGTGATCTTGCTCCGTGCCCGCAGTGTAACGAGAGTCGGCAAGCCGGTTATTGGTCGGGCGACGGCTCGGGATCGGGAAGCTCCGACCCGGTCAGTCCGGCGCCCACGGGCCGGTGTCTCCGCTGTCGGTCCCGGGTAACCGGGCGAGTTGCCGGGCCGACACCGGTCGGTACGTGATCTGCCGGAGCAACGGTTCCAGGCTCCAGTCCGACGGACCGGGCGACATGGTCAGCTCGAACCGGTCCTCCGCCAGGCACAGGGTCACGTGCGTGTCGTCGGACATGAACCTGTCCTCCCCCCGATTCCAGCAGAGTCCCGGGTAGGGCAGGTTGGCGGGTTGCGACCGCCCGACCGTCACGTAGACGTGACGACCCTCGTACGGCCGGTCCGGGCGCTCGGCGAGCAGGAGGAAGAGCTGCCGTACGCCCGGCCGGCCGGGATAGGCGTGCGTCACGTCGAATCCGGGGATCTCCGGTACGACCAGCGGCACGTCGAGCGCACGGAAGTCGTTGACGCGCCACCGGAACTGGCTGATCCGCTCGACGCCGACAACCGCCACCAGCAACGCGACCACGCCGAGCACCGCGCCCACCCTGACCGGACCGGACAGCTGGCGGGCGGCCCCCAGAGCCAGGCCGAGGTGTACGCAGAGTGCCGCGACCGCCCACCACGCGCTGGTCTCCCAACGGTCGCGTACCGGCCCGCCGAAGGCCACTGCGAGCGGGACGAGGACCGTCAGGAAGATCGGCACGAACACGTGCACCCAATGGCCGGCAGATCCGCCGCGCCCCAGGCCGAACCGCCATCGCGCCACCGTCGACAGCACGGCGATGACCAGCATGGCGCAGAGTGCCACGGCGTAGGAGATGACCAGCGGAAGACCCGACGAACCCCAGTCCCGGTCGGTCAGGTGCAACCCGGTGACGAAGACCGCCGTGGCCGTGACGCCGCCGGCCGCGGACGCGTACAGGATGACCGGGGCCAGGGACGGGGCGCCGCCAAGCTCACCGACACGGGGATCCGCCATTCGTGGAGGATCGCACGGGAATCGGCGCCGGTCTGTCTCCGGCAGTCGTACCGACCGACTCCGAATCATGGTGAGCCACGCCATAGTCCCGCCCTGTCAGGAATCCGGGTGCTGTCTCGTTCAGAGGGCACACGAACAGACGGGAGCAGGAACATGCGGCACCGCATCACCGTCCTCGGGGCCGGATACGCCGGGACCTCCGCGGCCGGATATCTCGCCCGCCACCTCCACACCGACGACTTCGAGATCACCGTCGTCAGCGCCGCGCCCGACTTCGTCGAGCGGATCCGCATGCATCAGCTCGCCGCCGGCCAGGACCTACGCCGCCATGGACTGGCGGAGATGTTCGCGGGCACCGGCATCCGGCTGCGACTGGCGCGCGTCACCGCCGTCGACGCCGGAGAGCGGACCGTCACCGTGACCGACGGCGGGGGTGCCGACCGGATCGGGTACGACACGCTCCTCTACGCCCTCGGCAGCACCGTCGCCGACCACGGCGTTCCGGGCGTGGCCGAGCACGCCTTCCACGTCGCCGAACGGCCGGCGGCGCTGCGCCTGCGCCAGCGGCTGGATGAACTCGGCGAGGGCGGGACGGTGCTGGTCGTCGGCGGCAACCTGACCGCGATCGAGGTCGCCACCGAGATCGCCGAATCGCGGCCCGGCCTCCGGGTCGCGCTCACCACCAGCGGCGAGCTGGGCGGTTGGCTGGGCCCGAAGGGCCGCCGTCACCTGCTGCGCGCCTTCGACCGGTTCGGCATCGCCGTCCACGAGCACACCACCATCGAACGGGTCGAGGAGACCGGCGCCATCGCCGCCGACGGTGCCGCCTTCGCCGCCGACGCGACCGTGTGGGCCGCCGGCTTCACCGTCCACCCGATCGCCGCCGCCAGCGGACTCGATGTCGAGGACGACGGCCGGATCACCGTGGACCGGATGATGCGGTCCGTCTCGCACCCGGAGGTCTACGCCGCCGGTGACAGCGCCTACGCCATCGGCGAGAACGGTCAGCCGCTGCCGATGTCCTGCGCCTCGGCGGGCTTCACCAGGATGCAGGCGACGGCTGCGATCATCGGAGACCTCACCGGTCACAAGATCTCGAAGGTCTCGCTCGCATATCTCGGCAACTGCATCAGCCTCGGTGGAAAGGACGCGATCGTGCAGTTCGTCGACGGCGACGCGCGGTCGAGGTCCTGGTCCCTGCGTGGCCGTCCGGCGGCACGGGTCAAGGCGGCCGTGCTCAAGGGCACCGTGTGGAACATGAACAACCCGACCTACGGGCTGCCGACCCGCCGGCATCGCAAGGCGGTTGCGCCGCGTCGCCCTGCTGAGTTGGTCGCCGACTAGCGTGGCCCGCATGGACACTGCCACAACGGAGCGTTTCGAGGCCAACCGGAAGCGGTTGGCCTCGCTCGCGTACCGTCTCCTCGGCTCGGCAGCCGACGCCGAGGACGCGGTGCAGGACGCGTTCCTGCGCTGGCACGCCGCCGACCGGGAGCACATCGAGGTCCCCGAGGCGTGGCTGACCAAGGTGGTCACCAATCTGTCCCTCGACCGGCTCCGCTCGGCGCGGCTGCGGCGCGAACGCGCGGTCGGCGACTGGCTGCCCGAACCACTCCTGCACGGCGACCCGATGCTGGGCCCGGCCGACACCGTCGAACAGCGCGAATCGGTGACCCTGGCGGTGCTGACGCTCATGGAACGCCTCACGCCGGTCGAGCGGGCCGTCTATGTCCTGCGCGAGGCCTTCTCGTACAGCCACGCCGAGATCGCGGAGATCCTCGACATCACCGAGTCCGCGAGCCAGCAGCACGCCCACCGGGCCCGACGCCGGGTCGCCGCCGAGCGCACCGTCAGCGAAATCGACCGCGCCGCCGCCCGCCGGGTCGTCGAGGCGTTCGTCGACGCCGCCTCCTCCGGCCGCACCGAACGGCTGGTGGCGTTGCTCACCGGCGACGCAACCGGGGTCTCCGACGGCGCCGGGCAGGCCGCCGGGAAGCTGTTGCGGTACTCGGTTCCCGAGCGGGTCGCCGCCGCCATGCGAGCCGCCTTCAAGCCGACTCCGGCGAAGCGGAAACTGGTCGGCGGCTCCCCTTCGATGCATGCCGACATGATCAACGGCTCCCCCGCCGTGATCGCCGTCCTCGACGACCGGGTCGTGGGCGTGCTGGTGCTCGACGTCCGCGGCGACAAGATCGCGGTCGTACGCGGCATGGCCGACCCGGACCGGCTCGGCCGCCTCACCGAGCAGTGGCGGCGGCGCGAGCACGATGATCCGCTGATCGAATCGTGGTGACCGGAGCACGCGTGGTACCAGCAGATCCGTGGCCCAAAGGGCGTGGCCACCGGAACGGAAGGCGACCCGGCTACCCCGCCGGTACGGCCGCACGCTGCATCAGCGCCACATATCCGTCCTCCAGGGACGGTGTGGCCGGCACCGCGTCGACGCTCGGCCGGTTCGGACTGATCACCCGGTAGTGGGTACCGTCGGTCCGGCTGATCGCCGAGACGACCACCCCGACCGGCGGCGGCGAGCCGGTGTTGGTGACCACCTCCCAGGTGGCGCCCTCGCCCACCCGGACCAGATCCGGCACCGTACCCGTGTAGACCACCCGACCGGCCGCCATCACGGCGGCGTGCTGGCAGGTCTGCGCCACGTCCTCGACGATGTGCGTGCTCAGCAGCACGGTACGGTGCCCGGCCAGTCCGGCCAGCAGGGTCCGGAACCGGACCCGCTCCTCGGGGTCGAGTCCCGCCGTCGGCTCGTCCACCACGATCAGGGCGGGATCGCCGAGCAGCGCCTGGGCAATGCCGACCCGGCGCCGCATACCGCCGGAGAAGCCCTTCATCCGGCGCCCCGCCACCTCGGAGAGGGCGACCAGTTCCAGCAGTTCGTCCACCTGCTGGCGCCGGGCCCGGGTGTCGTCCAGCCCCTTGAGCAGGCCGACGTAGTCCAGGAACTCGCGCGGGGTCAGGTCGGGATAGAGACCGAGGTCCTGCGGAAGGTAGCCGAGCCGGCGCTGGACGGCGGTCCGGCCGGCGCCGGTGGTCAGGTCGTGGCCGCCGACCCGGACCTGTCCCCCGCCCGGCGGCAGCACGCCGGCCAGGATCCGCATCAGTGTGGTCTTGCCGGCGCCGTTCGCGCCGAGCAGGCCGTACATGCCGCCGGGAACGGACAGGTCGACCGAGTGCAGCGCGGTGACCTTGCCGAAGCGCCGGCTCAGGCCGGTGGTCTGGATGTCCATGTCGAAGCAGAACCCTTCGGAGAAGAAATCAGGCCGTACGGCGTTGACGGGACAGGACGGTGCCGGCC
The nucleotide sequence above comes from Plantactinospora soyae. Encoded proteins:
- a CDS encoding GntR family transcriptional regulator → MARRETALQAAQGQLRDLIGSEFHTGDKLPNERELADRLAVSRATVREVLGQLAAEGVLTRTWGVGTFVRELAERVPVSIGDVTALRDRITASGHRPALQDAAVSRASCPDDCAKILGLPVGSPVWRVDRLFAVDGVAAAWIRDHLPLSVGERDLDPSGLVSIDLDLFEFLADATGMPVRRAEIEFAAMLADEDAVTRLGVPIGHPLVNATQIGYNSDGTALFHGHITVRTDVLTLRITRGA
- a CDS encoding GNAT family N-acetyltransferase — translated: MGATHGAEMLRGLQERAARALPATHVEKVDGWWLRSAPGCAWWVQSVLPHADAGPDDLPGRVVGAEKFYADRGVTARFQVSAGACPPGLDTLLAQRGYRAESPMSLRTAPIARILTEAPANPLRIRLDDRPTSGWFDVWNAVHGHHGGGAAAEWDMLARVGGPSAYAGAMVGDKIVAVVRAVADTGRVGLFGMATLPGARGRGAARSLLAALAEWAGGHRADQMYLQVERDNLPAVRLYERTGFREVCGYHYRGRE
- a CDS encoding ion transporter — protein: MSKVPATARARLASWCERVVGTDRFNGASFVMIIVNAVVLGVETYDGAIDRAGGALLAVEYVCLAFFLVELGLRFGAHLAAPGGFFRDGWNLFDLLVFCAPLLPGVRENVTLLRLVRLARVVRAVRLFPGLRIVIGGVLRSLPGLVSFLLIATLTVYLYAMLGWMAFGDAYPDTYGTVGRAMLTLFLLLSLDGITDAFEAGRAVSEWAILYYASYIVMASYLLTNLLVGIVLKALEDAHQAERPPAPAPGPDGAGPAEVGAVPAGRPSSSSGGSADIRARLRELRTALDALETELAQQYPASGAASAGRSTGRRAKSRRTSANSRG
- a CDS encoding DUF4394 domain-containing protein; this encodes MVGIAGNSSAASAGLRAYGITASGRQLLTFTTDDPTVNDWVRNVTGLSVDTALIGIDFRPQDGLLYGVGNYGGVYTISMPGAVLKKVSQLSVPLHGSMFGVDFNPAANRLRVISDTGQNLRHNISDGSTAGTTVVDKSLTTPPSTAAATGVTAAAYTNNDLNSDTATTLFALNTVADQVVVQSPANDGLLAPTGRLGPDAGPNAGFDIYSDLANGKTVSQTGYAVLMLTDGSATFCTVDLLTGAATVVGEFPLPVGDVAVALDMS
- a CDS encoding SPFH domain-containing protein, producing the protein MPALFVCALVLFAVAVLAAIYSVFAPQGTKGQVLGGSVGVLLLAIALTIGAAANSIPVRNVGIVTSFNKPTGEVTGSGLNWVSPWEKVGEWDASRQKYDHIGGNNAVAVRTGTLANAGVELLVEWQVRSENAPRQFMDYKGDFEAFRGQRVGVQLDGAVNDAFASYNPLANIDAKTGNLNVDLKPFAEKVQTSAQGRLGDDIEILSVTIIRVNHDEKTEANIKVFQDKLAQGRNLDQDLINAEKQKAITEKNAQVDKITRCLEIAERTGSSPGLCINPGIVTGSK
- a CDS encoding NAD(P)/FAD-dependent oxidoreductase, with the protein product MRHRITVLGAGYAGTSAAGYLARHLHTDDFEITVVSAAPDFVERIRMHQLAAGQDLRRHGLAEMFAGTGIRLRLARVTAVDAGERTVTVTDGGGADRIGYDTLLYALGSTVADHGVPGVAEHAFHVAERPAALRLRQRLDELGEGGTVLVVGGNLTAIEVATEIAESRPGLRVALTTSGELGGWLGPKGRRHLLRAFDRFGIAVHEHTTIERVEETGAIAADGAAFAADATVWAAGFTVHPIAAASGLDVEDDGRITVDRMMRSVSHPEVYAAGDSAYAIGENGQPLPMSCASAGFTRMQATAAIIGDLTGHKISKVSLAYLGNCISLGGKDAIVQFVDGDARSRSWSLRGRPAARVKAAVLKGTVWNMNNPTYGLPTRRHRKAVAPRRPAELVAD
- a CDS encoding sigma-70 family RNA polymerase sigma factor, which encodes MDTATTERFEANRKRLASLAYRLLGSAADAEDAVQDAFLRWHAADREHIEVPEAWLTKVVTNLSLDRLRSARLRRERAVGDWLPEPLLHGDPMLGPADTVEQRESVTLAVLTLMERLTPVERAVYVLREAFSYSHAEIAEILDITESASQQHAHRARRRVAAERTVSEIDRAAARRVVEAFVDAASSGRTERLVALLTGDATGVSDGAGQAAGKLLRYSVPERVAAAMRAAFKPTPAKRKLVGGSPSMHADMINGSPAVIAVLDDRVVGVLVLDVRGDKIAVVRGMADPDRLGRLTEQWRRREHDDPLIESW
- a CDS encoding ABC transporter ATP-binding protein — encoded protein: MDIQTTGLSRRFGKVTALHSVDLSVPGGMYGLLGANGAGKTTLMRILAGVLPPGGGQVRVGGHDLTTGAGRTAVQRRLGYLPQDLGLYPDLTPREFLDYVGLLKGLDDTRARRQQVDELLELVALSEVAGRRMKGFSGGMRRRVGIAQALLGDPALIVVDEPTAGLDPEERVRFRTLLAGLAGHRTVLLSTHIVEDVAQTCQHAAVMAAGRVVYTGTVPDLVRVGEGATWEVVTNTGSPPPVGVVVSAISRTDGTHYRVISPNRPSVDAVPATPSLEDGYVALMQRAAVPAG